The Scyliorhinus canicula chromosome 20, sScyCan1.1, whole genome shotgun sequence genome has a window encoding:
- the immp2l gene encoding mitochondrial inner membrane protease subunit 2 isoform X2 has product MARATGFGKRYFKAFMSGFFVAVPVTVTFLDRVAYIARVEGASMQPSLNPPGGTTCDIVLLNRWSVRNYEVQRGDIVSVVSSRFHPKISTNGPNLLPAAYIFCVLSPDLLHHDFQPYSPCQIKEQRPKKSTAQGQAVRPSKPAPTMLPV; this is encoded by the exons ATGGCAAGGGCGACTGGCTTTGGCAAGCGGTACTTCAAGGCATTTATGAGTGGTTTCTTTGTTGCGGTTCCCGTTACTGTGACCTTCCTGGATCGCGTGGCATACATTGCAAGAGTGGAGGGGGCTTCAATGCAG CCATCGTTAAACCCTCCCGGAGGAACCACATGTGATATAGTGCTTTTAAATCGATGGAGTGTGAGGAACTATGAAGTACAGCGGGGAGACATTGTATCTGTGGT ATCTTCCCGCTTCCACCCAAAAATCTCCACAAATGGACCAAACCTCTTGCCTGCAGCTTATATTTTCTGTGTACTTTCACCTGACTTATTGCATCATGATTTTCAGCCTTACTCTCCGTGTCAAATTAAAGAACAAAGaccgaagaaaagtacagcacagggacaggccgttcggccctccaagcctgcgccgaccatgctgcccgtctaa